The Croceibacterium sp. TMG7-5b_MA50 genome segment GGCGATCTCCACCCCCTGTTGTTTGACGAGGAGTGGGTTCATCACCTCGTTAGGGCTGGGGAAGAACATGTAGGCGAAGATCAGCAGGCCCGACAGCGTGATCAGGAACAGGAACGGCAGCGCCAGCACGCCGGTCATGTTGTGGACGTCCAGCGTCGATCGCAGCCGCGCCTTCTCGGGCCGGAAGGTGAAGAATTCGCGGAAGATCTTGCGGTGCATGACCACCCCGCTGACCAGCGCCACCAGCATCGCCATGCCCGCGGCGAACACGATCCAGTAGCCTGCGTTCTGCCATTGCAGGTGCAGCATGAAGTGCAGCGGGAAGAAGAACCCGGTGCCCAGCGCCAGCCGGTTCTGCAGCTCCGCCGGCAGCCGCTCCCCGGTCTGCGGGTCGATCGAGGCGTAGCCGTAGACGTGCACGTGATCGAGCAGCGGGTCCGCCGGCTTGTTGGGCACGTCGAACGCGCCGTAGACCCGCCACAGCGGGTCGCGGTGATTAGTGTAGACGCCCATGTCGCCCAGGCGCAGCGCACCCGCCGGGGGCAGGTCGCCGATCACATCACCCTGTGCGATCCGCATGCTGAGCGGATCGGGCCGGATGCCGTCGATCACCGGGCGTACCGCCCGGTCGAAGGACGGGAAGGGCGCGGCGTGGGTGCGGGTTTCGGGCACGCTCCACCGGTCAATCTCCCGGTCGAACACCGACAGCGAGCCGAAGAAGAACACCGCCATCAGCACGAAGCCGACCATGAGGCCAACCCAAGTGTGGAGGTAGGCCATGGAGAGGCGGAAGGTCTCACGCATGGCCGGTCACACCATCTGCCGGGATACGAACCAGCATGCGGCGACCATCGCACAGCCGCCGCCGCCCAGCACCAGCCACACGACGGGCAGGCGCGGTTCGGCGAAGGCCCACAGGACCGCCGCGCCATACAGCAGGAAGGACATGAGCCAGGCCAGGGTCTGCGCCTCGAAGAACGGCAGCCCGGCGGCGAAGCCCGCCAGCGTGATGGCGGCGGTCAGGCCATAGGCGAACAGGTAGCCGCCGATGATCGCCGCGCCGAATCGCGACAGGACGGTGGCCGATCGGGCGACAGAGACACTGGAGGCAAAGGTCACGGGCACCCTCTGCCTCACCCGCGAGTGATTATCAATAGGAGGAAATCAATCCCGTCGTTGCCAGGTCTCCGGCCACTCGGCCTGCGGCAAGGCGCGGATATCGCTGACGAGGCACCGCTCCGCGCCCGTGCCGCTGGCGCGCGGCACCAGCAATTGTGCCGGCCGCCCGGTGCACACCCGGTCCCCTCCGCGCGACACCAGGCCGATGGCGGTGGCGTAACTGGCATTGGGGCAACCGGGCCGCAGTGTCAGCTCGTAAGCCTGGCGGAAGCCCAGCCGCACCAGCACCTTGTCGGGCCCCGCATCGGCAAAGCCGTCCACCTGCGAACTGAAGAAGCATTCCTGCGCTGTGCCGGCCGCGGCCACGTCGCCGGTCCCGTCAGGGGCGGTGCAGGCAGCCAGAGCCGGCAGCGTGGCGAGCAGGGGGAGAAGGC includes the following:
- a CDS encoding DUF6491 family protein, with product MRLLPLLATLPALAACTAPDGTGDVAAAGTAQECFFSSQVDGFADAGPDKVLVRLGFRQAYELTLRPGCPNASYATAIGLVSRGGDRVCTGRPAQLLVPRASGTGAERCLVSDIRALPQAEWPETWQRRD